A DNA window from Providencia huaxiensis contains the following coding sequences:
- the aceA gene encoding isocitrate lyase, whose product MTTSRLEQIAELENEWKKPRWKGITRPYTAEEVVKLRGSVNIEHSLARKGAERFWDQLHGGSKKGYVNALGALTGGQALQQAKAGIEAIYLSGWQVAADANTSSSMYPDQSLYPVDSVPSVVKKINNTFRRADQIQWANGIGPDNKEYIDYFLPIVADAEAGFGGVLNAFELMKNMIEAGAAAVHFEDQLAAVKKCGHMGGKVLVPTQEAIQKLVAARLAADVSGVPTILVARTDADAADLLTSDCDDYDAAFVTGERTSEGFFRTKAGIEQAISRGLAYAPYADLVWCETSKPDLEAARQFAEAIHAKYPGKLLAYNCSPSFNWKKNLDDSTIARFQDELSAMGYRFQFITLAGIHSMWFNMFDLAHSYAQGEGMKHYVEKVQECEFAAMNKGYTFSSHQQEVGTGYFDKVTTVIQGGASSVTALTGSTEEEQF is encoded by the coding sequence ATGACAACATCGCGCTTAGAACAAATTGCCGAATTAGAAAATGAGTGGAAAAAACCACGTTGGAAAGGCATTACTCGCCCATATACAGCCGAAGAAGTGGTGAAATTACGTGGTTCTGTGAATATTGAACACTCTTTAGCGCGCAAAGGTGCAGAGCGTTTTTGGGATCAGTTACATGGTGGTTCAAAGAAAGGCTATGTAAATGCACTGGGCGCTTTAACGGGTGGGCAAGCGCTACAACAAGCGAAAGCAGGTATTGAAGCTATTTATTTATCAGGTTGGCAGGTTGCTGCGGATGCAAATACGTCATCGAGTATGTATCCAGACCAATCACTTTACCCTGTTGATTCAGTGCCATCAGTAGTTAAGAAAATTAATAATACATTTCGTCGTGCAGACCAAATTCAGTGGGCGAATGGTATTGGCCCTGACAACAAAGAGTATATTGATTATTTTTTACCTATTGTCGCAGATGCGGAGGCGGGTTTTGGTGGTGTATTAAATGCCTTCGAACTCATGAAAAATATGATAGAAGCGGGGGCCGCAGCTGTCCATTTTGAAGACCAATTAGCCGCGGTTAAAAAATGCGGTCATATGGGTGGGAAAGTTCTTGTTCCTACTCAAGAAGCGATTCAAAAACTGGTTGCAGCTCGTTTAGCGGCGGATGTTTCAGGTGTACCAACTATTTTGGTTGCTAGAACGGATGCCGATGCAGCAGACCTTTTAACATCTGACTGCGATGATTATGATGCGGCATTTGTTACTGGGGAACGCACCTCTGAAGGTTTTTTCCGTACTAAAGCAGGAATTGAGCAAGCGATTAGCCGCGGGCTCGCTTATGCACCATATGCAGATCTTGTTTGGTGCGAAACGTCAAAACCTGACCTTGAAGCAGCAAGACAGTTCGCTGAGGCTATTCATGCTAAATATCCAGGTAAGCTATTGGCTTATAACTGTTCTCCATCTTTCAATTGGAAAAAGAATTTAGATGACAGCACGATCGCGCGTTTCCAAGACGAACTTTCAGCGATGGGCTATCGCTTCCAATTCATTACGTTAGCAGGTATTCACAGCATGTGGTTCAACATGTTTGATTTGGCTCACTCTTATGCACAAGGTGAGGGCATGAAACATTATGTTGAAAAAGTTCAAGAATGTGAGTTTGCTGCAATGAATAAAGGTTATACCTTCTCTTCACATCAGCAAGAGGTAGGAACCGGCTATTTTGATAAAGTGACAACCGTTATTCAAGGTGGGGCTTCATCAGTAACGGCTTTAACTGGTTCAACTGAAGAAGAGCAATTTTAG
- a CDS encoding helix-turn-helix domain-containing protein, translated as MHIAKNKNVYALLGNHLRKARVSKGLSGNELGEIIHLSQQQVSRYELGINKLSLDKLIEIVIFLDIDINEITKIIAKQVEYEKMS; from the coding sequence ATGCATATCGCTAAAAATAAAAATGTTTATGCATTATTAGGTAATCATTTACGTAAGGCTAGAGTAAGTAAAGGATTATCAGGGAATGAGTTAGGCGAAATTATTCATTTGAGTCAACAGCAAGTATCACGATATGAGTTAGGTATTAATAAGTTGAGTTTAGATAAACTGATTGAAATTGTGATTTTTTTAGACATCGATATTAATGAAATTACTAAAATTATTGCTAAGCAGGTTGAATATGAAAAAATGAGTTAG
- the edd gene encoding phosphogluconate dehydratase, with protein MTTSKVTNPSVINKELDRITQRIISRSVKTRAAYLKKIEQARSMTVHRASLACGNLAHGFAACQSEEKQILKSMTRSDIAIINSYNDMLSAHRPYDKYPEQLKKALLEAGSIGQVAAGVPAMCDGVTQGQDGMELSMLSRDVIAMSTAIGLSHNMFDGALYLGICDKIVPGLMLGALSFGHLPAIFVPAGPMATGLPNKEKVRIRQLYAEGKVDRLALLEAEAASYHGIGTCTFYGTANSNQMMMEVMGLHLPGASFVPPDSPLRDALTEAAARQITRLTEQSGQYLPIGQLVDEKVIVNGIVALLATGGSTNLTMHLVAIARAAGIIINWDDFSDISAIVPLICRIYPNGQADINQFQAAGGVALLIRQLLQKGLLHNDVHTVAGFGLTNYTLEPWLNNGQLAWREGPESSFNLDVIADIDRPFSPHGGTKLLSGNLGRAVMKTSAVPEENQIIEAPAVVFNNQNEIAAHFEAGELNKDCIIVVRFQGPSANGMPELHKLMPPLGVLMDKGYKVALVTDGRLSGASGKVPSAIHVTPEAYNGGLLAKVKNGDIIRVNALTGELQLLVEEEELNKRQPFEADLTAERSGCGRELFGALRRHLSGAEEGACSIDF; from the coding sequence ATGACCACCTCTAAAGTGACAAATCCTTCGGTGATCAATAAAGAACTTGATCGCATCACTCAACGTATCATTTCTCGTTCCGTGAAAACTCGAGCCGCTTACCTCAAGAAAATAGAGCAGGCTCGTAGTATGACTGTCCATCGAGCATCATTAGCTTGTGGTAACCTTGCCCATGGTTTTGCAGCCTGTCAAAGCGAAGAAAAACAAATTCTTAAAAGCATGACTCGCTCTGATATTGCTATCATCAATTCCTACAATGATATGCTTTCAGCGCATCGTCCATACGATAAGTATCCAGAGCAACTCAAAAAAGCATTATTAGAAGCCGGCTCGATTGGCCAAGTCGCTGCAGGTGTTCCCGCAATGTGCGATGGTGTAACCCAAGGTCAAGATGGGATGGAGTTATCGATGTTAAGTCGAGATGTCATTGCCATGTCAACCGCCATTGGTCTATCCCACAATATGTTTGATGGCGCACTCTATTTAGGCATTTGCGACAAAATTGTTCCTGGTTTAATGCTTGGTGCACTTTCATTCGGCCACCTTCCCGCAATATTTGTTCCAGCAGGCCCAATGGCTACGGGTTTACCAAATAAAGAAAAAGTTCGCATTCGCCAGCTGTATGCTGAAGGCAAGGTTGATAGACTCGCTTTATTAGAGGCTGAGGCTGCGTCTTACCATGGGATAGGTACCTGTACTTTCTATGGTACGGCTAACTCAAATCAAATGATGATGGAAGTGATGGGGTTACATCTACCCGGTGCGTCATTTGTACCGCCCGATTCTCCACTACGAGATGCATTAACAGAAGCCGCCGCACGACAAATTACACGTTTAACTGAGCAGTCAGGCCAGTATTTACCTATTGGTCAACTGGTTGACGAAAAAGTGATTGTTAACGGTATCGTCGCATTACTCGCGACGGGAGGCTCAACTAACTTAACCATGCATCTTGTGGCTATAGCAAGAGCCGCAGGGATCATTATCAATTGGGATGATTTTTCTGATATTTCTGCCATTGTTCCACTCATTTGCCGTATCTATCCTAATGGCCAAGCAGATATCAACCAATTCCAAGCTGCGGGTGGTGTAGCTTTACTTATCCGCCAGCTATTACAAAAAGGTTTATTGCACAACGATGTCCATACCGTCGCAGGATTTGGTCTAACAAATTACACCTTGGAGCCTTGGTTAAACAATGGCCAACTTGCATGGCGAGAAGGACCAGAGTCCTCATTCAATCTGGATGTTATTGCTGATATAGACCGCCCTTTCTCTCCTCATGGAGGCACAAAATTACTGTCTGGTAATTTAGGACGCGCAGTGATGAAAACATCAGCTGTTCCTGAAGAAAATCAAATTATTGAGGCTCCAGCAGTCGTATTTAACAATCAAAATGAGATTGCCGCACACTTTGAAGCAGGTGAACTCAATAAAGATTGTATCATCGTTGTCCGCTTCCAAGGGCCATCTGCAAATGGCATGCCTGAACTTCATAAGCTAATGCCGCCTCTTGGTGTACTTATGGATAAAGGCTACAAAGTCGCACTCGTTACTGATGGCCGCTTATCTGGAGCGTCTGGCAAAGTACCCTCCGCAATTCATGTCACGCCTGAAGCTTACAATGGTGGACTGTTAGCAAAAGTAAAAAATGGCGATATTATTAGGGTAAATGCATTGACCGGAGAACTACAATTACTGGTTGAAGAAGAAGAACTCAATAAACGCCAACCCTTTGAGGCTGATTTAACTGCTGAGCGTAGTGGTTGTGGAAGGGAACTTTTCGGTGCATTAAGAAGACACTTATCAGGTGCCGAAGAAGGCGCTTGTAGCATTGATTTTTAA
- the aceB gene encoding malate synthase A: MEQQLPVSELTFTKNIEQLENQVLSIDSIVFLSKLVEEFLPRRERLLKDRVLRQQKIDAGSLPNFISEFDSIKKSNWKIQSIPADLQDRRVEITGPVERKMVINALNANVKVFMADFEDSLSPSWEKLIDGQVNLGDAIRGDISYTNESGKVYQLKSNPAVLIARVRGLHLDEKHVLSGEKPIPGGLFDFAIYFFNNYQALLKKGSGPYFYIPKLESWEEAKWWSDVFSMAEDLVGIPRGTIKATVLIETLPAVFQMDEILYHMRHHIVGLNCGRWDYIFSYIKTLKEHADRVLPDRQVVTMTQSFLSAYSRLLIKTCHRRGAFAMGGMSAFIPSKDPQENETILAKVKADKELEAKNGHDGSWIAHPGLADTVMSVFNQALGGQQNQLHVSRDFDEEILADQLLEPCAGERTEAGMRANIRVAVQYIEAWISGNGCVPIYGLMEDAATAEISRTSIWQWIRHGKTLSTGEKVTKALFEEMLDEELQVIQKELGDKRFQSGRFREAAELMRRITTQDELIEFLTIPGYQLLD, from the coding sequence ATGGAGCAGCAACTACCTGTATCGGAATTAACATTCACAAAGAATATTGAACAGCTAGAAAATCAAGTTTTATCTATTGATTCTATTGTATTTCTTTCTAAGTTAGTTGAAGAGTTTCTTCCTCGTAGAGAGAGATTATTAAAAGATAGGGTGCTCAGACAGCAAAAGATCGATGCTGGCTCTTTGCCTAATTTTATTTCGGAATTTGATTCCATAAAAAAATCGAATTGGAAGATTCAAAGTATCCCAGCAGATTTGCAAGATCGCCGTGTCGAAATTACTGGTCCGGTCGAGCGTAAAATGGTGATTAATGCTTTGAATGCTAATGTGAAAGTATTTATGGCGGATTTTGAGGATTCTCTGTCTCCTTCATGGGAAAAATTGATCGATGGTCAAGTCAACTTAGGGGATGCGATTCGTGGTGATATTTCTTATACCAATGAAAGTGGAAAGGTCTACCAATTAAAATCTAATCCTGCTGTTTTGATTGCTCGTGTTCGTGGCCTTCATTTAGATGAAAAACACGTTTTATCAGGAGAGAAGCCGATCCCTGGTGGCCTATTTGATTTCGCTATTTACTTCTTTAATAACTATCAAGCGTTATTAAAAAAAGGGAGTGGCCCTTATTTTTACATCCCAAAACTTGAATCTTGGGAGGAAGCAAAATGGTGGAGCGATGTCTTTAGTATGGCTGAAGATTTGGTGGGGATACCTCGGGGCACGATCAAAGCAACCGTACTGATTGAAACATTACCCGCAGTATTCCAAATGGATGAAATCTTGTACCACATGCGCCACCATATCGTGGGGCTGAATTGCGGGCGCTGGGACTACATATTTAGTTATATCAAAACTCTGAAGGAGCACGCAGATCGCGTCTTGCCAGACCGCCAAGTTGTCACAATGACACAATCATTTTTAAGTGCTTATTCGCGCTTATTAATTAAAACGTGTCATCGCCGTGGTGCATTTGCGATGGGGGGAATGTCTGCTTTTATACCGAGTAAAGATCCTCAAGAAAATGAAACTATTTTAGCGAAAGTAAAAGCAGACAAAGAGTTAGAAGCGAAAAATGGGCACGATGGCTCTTGGATTGCACATCCGGGCTTAGCGGATACCGTTATGAGCGTGTTTAATCAAGCTCTTGGTGGGCAGCAAAACCAGCTACATGTATCCCGTGATTTCGACGAAGAAATCTTGGCTGACCAGCTATTAGAGCCTTGTGCCGGTGAGCGAACAGAAGCAGGCATGCGAGCTAATATTCGTGTTGCGGTTCAATACATTGAAGCATGGATCTCAGGGAATGGCTGTGTACCCATCTATGGTTTGATGGAAGATGCTGCGACAGCAGAAATTTCACGGACTTCAATTTGGCAGTGGATCCGTCACGGTAAAACATTGTCCACCGGTGAGAAAGTCACTAAGGCTTTATTTGAAGAAATGCTGGATGAGGAATTACAAGTTATTCAAAAAGAACTTGGTGATAAGCGTTTTCAAAGCGGTCGTTTTCGTGAGGCTGCAGAACTGATGAGGCGCATTACAACACAGGATGAACTTATAGAATTCCTAACTATCCCCGGATACCAATTATTAGATTAA
- a CDS encoding N-acetylmuramoyl-L-alanine amidase-like domain-containing protein — MLRLAIAACILLLANFVRAEVILVSGSYKVLNEVFNEQAAMQLHNASQADKIDAMTQRFLTTPYNKQTLNMSPLSAEELVINLKEMDCMTFIEYTEAFKRSKNYEQFVLNLINIRYISQNITFKHRRHFFSDWAQEPEAIVVDITNEISSHAVKVNKRLNFKNHNQMYISGLPVKNRLITYIPTEYVDDDLVLRLNAGDYIGIYSKDNGLDVSHVGVVIRRGNKTIFRNASSLRGNLQVIDIELSDYLKGKSGIVVFRPKSDN; from the coding sequence ATGTTAAGGCTAGCTATAGCGGCATGTATATTGCTATTGGCAAATTTTGTAAGGGCTGAAGTGATTTTAGTTTCGGGCTCATATAAAGTCTTAAATGAAGTTTTTAATGAGCAAGCAGCAATGCAATTACATAATGCGTCACAAGCAGACAAAATTGATGCAATGACTCAACGTTTTTTAACGACGCCTTATAATAAGCAAACATTGAATATGAGTCCGTTATCAGCCGAAGAATTAGTCATTAATTTGAAAGAAATGGACTGTATGACATTTATAGAGTACACCGAAGCTTTTAAGCGTTCTAAAAACTATGAACAGTTTGTTTTAAATTTAATCAATATTCGTTATATCAGTCAAAATATTACATTTAAACATCGTCGGCATTTTTTTTCTGATTGGGCACAAGAACCTGAAGCAATTGTGGTCGATATTACCAATGAAATAAGTTCACATGCAGTTAAGGTAAATAAACGACTTAATTTTAAAAACCATAATCAGATGTATATATCGGGATTGCCGGTTAAAAATAGGTTAATAACCTATATTCCAACAGAATATGTAGATGATGACTTGGTGTTGAGGTTGAATGCAGGGGATTACATTGGTATTTATTCAAAGGATAATGGGTTAGATGTCAGCCATGTGGGGGTTGTAATACGTAGGGGGAACAAGACAATATTTAGAAATGCTTCTTCACTACGTGGAAATCTTCAGGTCATTGATATTGAATTGAGTGATTATTTAAAAGGAAAGTCTGGTATTGTTGTTTTTAGACCTAAATCAGATAATTAG
- the metA gene encoding homoserine O-acetyltransferase MetA has product MPIRLPDELPAVNFLKEENVFVMTTTRASHQEIRPLKVLILNLMPKKIETENQFLRLLSNTPLQVDIQLLRIDQRESKNTPTEHLNTFYCDFEDIQDQNFDGLIVTGAPLGLVEFDDVLYWQQIEKVIAWAKQHVTSTLFVCWAVQAALKVLYDLPKWTREEKLSGIYQHDTLEPYALLTRGFDGSFYAPHSRYADFPEDLIRQHTDLEILASSQEAGAYLFGSKDKRLAFVTGHPEYDGDTLAQEYWRDLDAGISPQIPCNYFKNDDPNNPPMVSWRSHGHLLFSNWLNYYVYQITPFDLTNMEPTLD; this is encoded by the coding sequence ATGCCTATTCGTTTACCAGATGAACTACCGGCAGTTAATTTCTTGAAAGAAGAAAATGTTTTTGTTATGACAACAACAAGAGCTAGTCATCAAGAGATCCGCCCCTTGAAAGTGTTGATACTCAATTTGATGCCGAAAAAGATAGAAACTGAAAATCAGTTTCTTCGTTTACTGTCAAACACACCATTACAGGTTGATATTCAACTATTACGAATTGATCAACGAGAGTCAAAAAATACTCCGACAGAGCACTTGAATACCTTTTATTGTGATTTTGAAGACATACAGGATCAGAATTTTGATGGCTTAATTGTAACGGGTGCTCCGCTAGGACTGGTTGAGTTTGATGACGTACTATACTGGCAGCAAATAGAAAAGGTGATAGCTTGGGCAAAGCAACATGTAACATCAACCCTTTTTGTTTGTTGGGCTGTACAAGCCGCTTTAAAGGTGCTGTATGACTTACCAAAATGGACTAGAGAAGAAAAATTATCTGGTATTTACCAGCATGATACATTAGAGCCATATGCTTTGCTGACAAGAGGGTTTGATGGATCATTTTATGCGCCTCACTCTCGTTATGCCGATTTTCCTGAAGATCTTATCCGTCAGCATACGGATCTGGAGATTTTAGCAAGTTCACAGGAGGCAGGTGCTTATTTATTTGGGTCAAAAGACAAGCGCTTAGCATTTGTGACAGGCCATCCAGAATATGATGGAGATACGCTTGCACAAGAATATTGGCGTGACCTAGATGCTGGAATTTCGCCTCAGATCCCATGCAATTACTTCAAAAATGATGATCCCAATAATCCCCCAATGGTGAGTTGGCGTAGCCATGGTCACTTGTTGTTTTCAAATTGGTTGAATTATTATGTGTATCAGATCACACCTTTTGATCTTACTAATATGGAACCAACACTAGATTAA
- a CDS encoding N-acetylmuramoyl-L-alanine amidase encodes MFKYIGILFAFLLLGCSASNNGYYLDNRYPSKNSSQRIQYIIIHYTVSDDAHSITLLTQGKVSSHYLVPSVPETKNGLPVVLQLVPESLKSWHAGESYWRQHNGLNDTSIGIEIVNAGLQKDVKGKLHWAPYNEAQIVALIPLVKDIMQRYNIPPENIIGHSDIAPLRKQDPGKAFPWQRLAQNGIGAWPDPNTVTKFLAGRNANEPANVLRVQKALNYYGYSTIPLSGKLDPQTKKILRAFQLHFRPRDIEGQADAETEAIALALIEKYRDMQKFKLFEKTSQLPNVSTNQQGD; translated from the coding sequence ATGTTCAAGTATATAGGGATATTATTTGCCTTTTTGCTATTAGGCTGTTCGGCTTCGAACAACGGTTACTATCTTGATAACCGTTACCCATCAAAAAATAGTAGTCAACGTATTCAATATATCATTATTCACTATACAGTCTCTGATGATGCGCATTCTATAACTCTGCTAACACAAGGCAAAGTGAGTTCCCATTACCTTGTTCCGAGTGTACCTGAAACTAAAAATGGTCTGCCTGTTGTGTTACAGCTCGTTCCTGAATCGTTAAAATCATGGCATGCAGGTGAAAGCTATTGGCGACAGCATAATGGTCTGAATGATACTTCTATTGGAATTGAAATCGTCAATGCAGGATTGCAAAAGGATGTAAAAGGAAAACTGCATTGGGCCCCTTATAATGAAGCGCAAATTGTTGCCTTGATCCCTCTCGTCAAAGATATTATGCAGCGGTATAATATTCCCCCAGAGAATATTATTGGCCACAGTGATATTGCTCCACTGCGCAAGCAAGATCCGGGTAAGGCATTTCCATGGCAACGTCTTGCTCAAAATGGAATAGGCGCTTGGCCAGACCCTAACACAGTGACTAAATTTCTAGCGGGGCGTAATGCCAATGAGCCTGCAAACGTGCTACGCGTTCAAAAAGCGCTTAATTATTATGGTTACTCAACAATTCCGTTATCAGGTAAGTTAGATCCACAGACGAAAAAAATATTACGTGCTTTCCAATTGCATTTCCGCCCGCGGGATATTGAAGGACAAGCGGACGCTGAAACAGAGGCTATCGCGTTGGCACTCATTGAAAAGTATCGTGATATGCAAAAATTTAAGTTATTTGAGAAGACCTCGCAGTTGCCTAATGTTTCGACAAATCAGCAAGGCGACTAG
- a CDS encoding bifunctional 4-hydroxy-2-oxoglutarate aldolase/2-dehydro-3-deoxy-phosphogluconate aldolase: MNNWKMTAESVLKQGPVVPVIVIKKLEQAVPLAKALVKGGVNVLEVTLRTECAIDAIRLIAKEVPEAIIGAGTVINAKQLAEVTEAGAQFAISPGLTDELLNAATKGNIPLIPGISTVSELMLGMQYGLKAFKFFPAEANGGVKALKAIAGPFSQVKFCPTGGISLANYLSYLELDSVLCIGGSWLVPEEALNSGNYEKITQLAQEAVQGAKR, encoded by the coding sequence ATGAATAATTGGAAAATGACCGCTGAAAGCGTATTAAAACAAGGCCCTGTCGTCCCTGTTATTGTTATTAAAAAATTAGAACAAGCGGTTCCTCTTGCAAAAGCATTAGTCAAAGGTGGTGTTAACGTTTTAGAAGTCACTTTACGCACTGAATGTGCTATTGATGCTATTCGCCTCATTGCGAAAGAAGTACCTGAAGCGATTATTGGCGCAGGCACTGTTATCAATGCAAAACAACTTGCTGAAGTCACTGAAGCTGGAGCACAATTTGCAATCAGCCCCGGCTTGACGGATGAATTGCTCAATGCCGCCACTAAAGGAAATATTCCTTTAATTCCAGGTATTTCAACCGTTTCTGAACTTATGCTTGGTATGCAATATGGCTTGAAAGCGTTTAAATTTTTTCCAGCAGAAGCCAACGGTGGGGTTAAAGCGTTAAAAGCCATTGCCGGCCCTTTCTCACAAGTCAAATTTTGTCCAACGGGTGGAATATCGCTAGCTAATTACCTTAGCTATTTAGAATTAGATAGTGTTCTGTGCATTGGTGGTTCTTGGCTCGTTCCTGAAGAAGCACTGAATTCAGGTAATTACGAAAAAATTACCCAACTTGCACAAGAGGCTGTACAAGGCGCCAAAAGATAG
- the aceK gene encoding bifunctional isocitrate dehydrogenase kinase/phosphatase, protein MILTTEQIIAQTILQGFDAQYGRFLEITSGAQERFEQADWHAIQHAMKRRIQLYDHHVGLVVAQLQFMGLVQSLTPDKLAQIKNIYKTLLPDYPRFEIAESFFNSVYCRLFQHRELTQDNLFIFTSQPARRFSISPRPLSREYVVNNNLEGLLFTMLSGLPLRLKWRNLDFDIHCIINVLETRFPDIENQKVSFHIANELFYRNKAAWLVGKIYINDEVYPFLLPIHHDDCQYIYIDTCLTEFDEASIVFGFARSYFMVYAPFPAALVFWLREILPSKSIAELYMAIGCQKHGKTEYYREYLAYINFSREQFTVAPGVKGMVMLVFTSPSFDRVFKIIKDQFAPQKQVTRERVLECYRLVKEHDRVGRMADTQEFENFVISKSAISDELMTELLKEAPSQIEDLGDNILIRHLYMERKMIPLNIYMDNATDAQLHHSLNEYGLAIKQLAAANIFPGDMLFKNFGVTRHGRVVFYDYDEICYMTEVNFRKIPEPLYPEQELSSEPWYSIGEQDVFPEEFASFICQNEKIRHYLQQYHADLFSADYWQKLQNRILAGYVEDVYAYREELRFCHKLNEVA, encoded by the coding sequence ATGATATTGACGACAGAACAGATAATAGCGCAAACCATTTTACAGGGTTTTGATGCGCAATATGGCCGCTTCCTTGAAATAACCTCAGGCGCACAAGAAAGGTTTGAACAGGCAGATTGGCATGCCATTCAGCATGCGATGAAAAGACGAATTCAATTGTATGACCATCATGTTGGCTTAGTTGTCGCTCAGCTACAGTTTATGGGGTTAGTGCAATCTTTAACCCCTGATAAATTGGCACAAATAAAAAATATTTATAAAACCTTATTACCGGATTACCCAAGGTTTGAAATAGCAGAAAGCTTTTTTAATTCCGTTTATTGTCGGCTATTTCAGCATCGGGAGCTGACACAAGATAACCTATTTATTTTTACGTCTCAGCCTGCGAGGCGCTTTTCTATTTCGCCTAGGCCGTTATCTCGCGAATATGTTGTTAATAATAATTTAGAGGGATTATTGTTTACAATGTTAAGTGGATTACCACTAAGGCTAAAGTGGCGGAATCTGGATTTCGATATTCATTGTATTATCAATGTATTGGAAACAAGATTTCCCGATATTGAAAACCAAAAAGTCAGCTTCCATATCGCAAATGAGCTATTTTATCGTAATAAGGCAGCTTGGTTGGTCGGTAAAATTTATATTAATGATGAGGTTTATCCATTCTTACTCCCTATTCATCATGATGATTGTCAGTACATTTATATCGATACCTGTTTAACTGAGTTTGATGAAGCCAGTATTGTGTTTGGTTTTGCTCGGTCCTATTTTATGGTGTATGCCCCTTTTCCAGCAGCTCTGGTTTTTTGGTTGAGGGAGATTTTACCCAGTAAGTCAATTGCTGAATTATATATGGCAATTGGCTGTCAAAAACATGGAAAAACAGAGTATTACAGAGAGTATCTCGCCTATATTAATTTTTCACGAGAGCAATTTACTGTCGCTCCAGGCGTGAAAGGAATGGTGATGTTAGTCTTTACATCGCCTTCGTTCGACCGTGTTTTTAAAATTATTAAGGACCAATTTGCCCCACAAAAACAGGTGACACGAGAACGGGTTTTAGAATGCTATCGTTTGGTTAAAGAGCACGATAGAGTTGGTCGCATGGCTGACACCCAAGAGTTTGAAAATTTTGTGATTAGCAAATCTGCTATCAGCGATGAACTAATGACGGAGTTATTGAAAGAAGCTCCATCTCAAATTGAAGATTTAGGCGATAACATATTGATTCGTCATCTGTATATGGAAAGAAAGATGATCCCATTGAATATCTATATGGATAATGCCACTGATGCGCAATTACATCATTCATTGAATGAATATGGTTTGGCGATTAAGCAATTAGCGGCTGCAAATATTTTCCCCGGAGATATGTTGTTTAAAAATTTTGGCGTAACGCGTCATGGCCGTGTTGTCTTTTATGATTATGATGAAATCTGTTATATGACAGAGGTGAATTTTCGTAAAATTCCTGAGCCATTATACCCTGAGCAAGAGTTATCGAGTGAGCCATGGTATAGCATTGGTGAGCAAGATGTTTTTCCTGAAGAGTTTGCTTCTTTTATTTGCCAAAATGAGAAAATTCGTCATTACTTGCAACAATATCATGCAGATTTATTTTCCGCAGATTATTGGCAAAAGTTACAAAATAGGATTTTGGCGGGGTACGTAGAAGATGTTTATGCTTATCGTGAGGAATTACGTTTTTGTCATAAACTCAATGAGGTTGCATAA